From a single Methanofollis sp. W23 genomic region:
- a CDS encoding phosphoribosylanthranilate isomerase: protein MTQEYVRVKICGVTRPEDARAAEAAGADAVGVVMYSDSPRSVSPDKASAIFSALGPFMARVVVTHTPSPEDLAEVLALGPTAVQISYPHDVPETCGTAVIRVVGRDRPVPPLHADAYIVDESMGRGRLFDPVSARRIIEKSGVPVVLAGGLTPENVRAAVRAVGPYAVDVCSGVETRPGVKDPALVRGFVAAVKG, encoded by the coding sequence ATGACACAGGAGTACGTGCGGGTGAAGATCTGCGGGGTGACACGGCCTGAAGACGCGCGGGCGGCCGAGGCGGCGGGGGCCGACGCCGTCGGGGTGGTGATGTACTCGGACTCTCCCAGGTCAGTCAGTCCAGACAAGGCGTCGGCGATCTTCTCGGCCCTCGGCCCATTCATGGCGCGGGTGGTGGTCACCCATACCCCCTCGCCAGAGGATCTTGCGGAAGTACTCGCCCTCGGCCCGACCGCGGTCCAGATCTCATATCCCCATGACGTCCCTGAGACGTGCGGGACGGCGGTGATCAGGGTGGTCGGTCGGGACCGTCCGGTCCCTCCTCTTCATGCGGACGCCTATATTGTGGACGAGAGTATGGGGCGGGGCCGCCTCTTTGATCCCGTCTCTGCGCGCAGGATCATCGAGAAGAGTGGGGTGCCGGTGGTGCTGGCCGGGGGACTGACCCCTGAGAACGTGCGCGCCGCCGTCAGGGCCGTCGGCCCCTATGCGGTGGACGTCTGCTCAGGGGTTGAGACCAGACCCGGGGTGAAGGATCCGGCCCTGGTCAGGGGCTTTGTCGCCGCGGTGAAGGGGTGA